The Polymorphobacter megasporae genomic sequence TTGCTGCGGGGCGACTATGCGACCTTCTCGGGCTCGAGCACTGCCCCGAAGCGCGCCGTGACCGGCTGGGCGGGGGCAGGCAGATCGGGGTCGATCCCCATTGCCGTGCAGAAATCCTCCCACACCTCGCGCGGCTGCCCGGCCTGGAACAGGAATTCATGCATGTGGTGGCCGAAGAACGGGTGGCTGATGAACACCTCGCGGCTCGCACCGTTTACGAGCAGGTCGCGTTCGGCGGTCGGCAGCGCGACATTCGTCGCCTTCGCCGGATCGCGGATGATGCCCTTTGGATCGTCGCCGCGCGCGATCGCCGCGACGTCGTCCAGCAATTGCTTGCGCAGCATCTGGATGCCGCGATCGCTCAGGCCGAGCTTCTCCTTCGTCCGGTCGGCGATCTTCCCCTGCCCGACCCACGCGACGAAGTCCTGATTCATCACGTGCTTGCTGTACCAGCGACCGGTCGCGGGATCGGCGATCGGCCCGCGCCACGTTGGGATGCTCGCCTGGTCGAACGGCTCCTGCTCGTTGGGCACGCGGTTGAACATCCAACCGATGCTCAGCATGTTCTCGTCGTCGATCGGGATCCGCCATTCGAAATGGTCGCCGAGGTAGAAGGCGTTCGGCCACAGGCAGACGCGCCCGACGGTCCACATCGAATGCTTTTCCATCAGGTCTTCGCGCATCCGGCGATAGATCAGGCCGAATTCGAACTCGTCGAACGCGATCTGCATGTGCTTCGGCCCGAGTTCGGCTTCGACATCCTCCTGCCGCCGGCCCCAGTTCATATGCATCCATTCGAAATGCACCGGATCGATCGAATTCTCCTGCGCCTGCAGCCAGTTGCAAGGCAGTTCAGAAATCACGATCTGGCGGAAGCCATTACTCCAGTTGAACGGTTCCCAATCGGGCAGTTCGGGGGCCGGCGACGGACCCATGTACGTCCACAGCAGCCCAGCATGCGCGCGGACCGGATATGCGGTGATCCTGATCTTGTCCTTGTACTTTGCCTGCGGGACGACGGTGTCCTCGAACGGCATCGCGACGCACTGGCCGGTCTCGTCATAGGTCCAGCCGTGGTAGCTGCACCGCAGCCCGCACTTCTCGACGAA encodes the following:
- a CDS encoding aromatic ring-hydroxylating dioxygenase subunit alpha, translated to MDATQNELLTRVGPGTPMGEVLRRYWFPVAGVSEFATDRIKAIRLLGEDLVLYRDLSGAFGLVERQCAHRRADLSYGFVEKCGLRCSYHGWTYDETGQCVAMPFEDTVVPQAKYKDKIRITAYPVRAHAGLLWTYMGPSPAPELPDWEPFNWSNGFRQIVISELPCNWLQAQENSIDPVHFEWMHMNWGRRQEDVEAELGPKHMQIAFDEFEFGLIYRRMREDLMEKHSMWTVGRVCLWPNAFYLGDHFEWRIPIDDENMLSIGWMFNRVPNEQEPFDQASIPTWRGPIADPATGRWYSKHVMNQDFVAWVGQGKIADRTKEKLGLSDRGIQMLRKQLLDDVAAIARGDDPKGIIRDPAKATNVALPTAERDLLVNGASREVFISHPFFGHHMHEFLFQAGQPREVWEDFCTAMGIDPDLPAPAQPVTARFGAVLEPEKVA